The Edaphobacter sp. 12200R-103 genome contains a region encoding:
- a CDS encoding DUF1761 domain-containing protein, protein MSAVRHHPLAILVATLCYFGLGAVWFTMFRNPWLEGIGRTMEQLQSSGVSPALAYGIALLMTLALALFLSWLIQVTGPLTASRGAQVAIILWFCVVFTTWATEYAFEARGVRILAINTGYSLVGMVLMGAVLGGWRREQP, encoded by the coding sequence ATGAGCGCTGTGCGTCATCATCCCCTGGCCATTCTCGTGGCGACCCTCTGCTACTTCGGACTGGGCGCCGTCTGGTTCACGATGTTCCGCAACCCCTGGCTGGAAGGGATTGGCCGCACGATGGAGCAACTCCAGTCCAGCGGCGTCAGCCCTGCGCTCGCCTACGGGATCGCCCTGCTGATGACCCTTGCGCTTGCGCTCTTCCTGTCGTGGCTCATCCAGGTAACCGGCCCGCTGACGGCATCGCGGGGCGCTCAGGTGGCCATCATCCTCTGGTTCTGCGTCGTCTTCACCACCTGGGCCACCGAGTACGCCTTCGAGGCACGCGGTGTGAGGATCCTCGCGATCAACACCGGCTACTCCCTGGTGGGCATGGTCCTGATGGGAGCTGTGCTGGGTGGCTGGAGGAGAGAACAACCGTAA